Below is a genomic region from candidate division KSB1 bacterium.
ATGTCTGCTTGGTACGCGTTTGGCGAACCGGTTGCCGTGATGGTTACCGTCACTGTCTCAGATTGTCCCGGCTGCAAGGTCCCGGCAGTGGGGGAGAGACTAAGCCAATTTCCGCCATCGTGAGTGCCGTTCCAATTCAAATCGTTGTCACCGTTGTTGGTGATGGTGAAGTTCTGTACATTCGGAGAAGGATTTTCACCGACGAAGCTTTCGAAGTTCAAAGTATCCGGATTCACCGCGATTGAGGGTCTGGCAATTTCATTATAATTTATATGAACCAATTGGGGTGAGTTAGTGGCATTGGTATCTGCAATGGATATATCCGCCTGGTATAACTGTGCAGTTCCTGTTGCAGTAATTGTTACTGTTAGGTTTTCTGATTGGCCTGCAGTTAAAGTACCGGATAAGGGTGATATAGTCAGCCACGAATTACCGTTGTGTGAGCCTTTCCAATTTAGTGTTCCACCGCCACTGTTTGTAATCGTAAAATTGTTTGTATTTGGAGAAGGATTGCTGCCGGTTAAACTTTCGAAATTTAATGTATCTTTTGAAAGTAGGATGGTTGGATCCAGATCGAAAATTAAATTTCCGGTTTTGCTTTGATCTAAAGACTCATTCGATTTGTAATTTTTGATTGAAGAGTATTCATTCGAGATTGCGTATGAAGATCTAATTTGGGTGAACTGAAAGATCAGCAAAGTTGTTGAAAGAATTAGTATTCCATTTTTCTTCATTTATGAACCTTAATTCGAATTCGAAAACAAGCTATGGAAATTACATCGATCAAATAATCAAAAAACTAAAATAAAAATAGAGACTTAGCTTAAAAATATCCAAAAATTTATTTTGATTTCAACAATTAATCTGGATAATTCATAAACCGCCAAGACGCGAAGGACGCTAAGTATAAAAAACCTTGCCTCATGATAATCTATCATTCAACGAATTGAAACAAATATCTTAATATACAAAATTCATATATGTTTTTGTTTCTTTGCGATCTTGGCGCCTTTGCGGTAAGAATTTATAAATAATCCAGGCTAAATAACTTACATGTTGGAAGTTCAATTTTAAAAAAAGACTTTCTATGAAATTCATTGAATAAAAATTATTATTAATGAGTTGAATAGAATAGTAAAAAATAGAAACATCAAACTAGTGAAAAAGTCGGTATTTGCAGAGCAATGTTGGCTGTAGAAAAAATAACAAAGCAGAAGTTTGATTTTTCTCTCAAAATATTCATTTTGGGATTAATCTTAATTCCAAACTCAATAATTGCACAAAACTTCAAACTTTCCGCAACCGATCAAAAGACCTACATCATTGAATTCCAAATGCAGAATTTCCGGTTGGAGGAATTTTATGATGACCGTTTGGGAGTATCGCAAGAATACATCATTCCTATATTCGACAGGAGTGTTGTCATATCTTCCGAAAATTCATTCTTGTTGTCACAAACCGGGTTTTCGCTGGTTTTGCCGGAAAAGGCTGTTCCAAAAATAAGGATCGTCGAATATGAGTTTGATGAAATTCCAGGTTTGAACCTGGCTGTTGTGCCGGATACAATCCTTCCGGCTTCCGCACCAGGAACAATCCGGGAACCTTTTAAAGTGATTTATGGCGGAGTTCAGCGATTTGCCGGACTGCCCCTGCACTCCTTCCAGATTTTGCCTTTCTCATATGAAGAAAAAAGATTGCGTATATTTAAACGAATCGTTTTGGAATTCAAATTTGAACAGGATTTACCAACGGTGTTTGAATCTGGTATTTCCGGATCGATAGAAAATTTGTTGCAAAATGTTGTATTGAACAGTCAACAATTAAAATTTGTGCCACATACAAAAGAAAGTAATCTTCAGAAAAAAAAGCGTGAATTTTGGTATAATCCCCAGCAATCCTATATCAAATTATTGATTTTCGAAGACGGAATATACAGGGTTGATTATAGTGATTTATCAAATGTTGGTGTCGATCCCGGCTTAATTGAACCCGACATGTTAACACTGTATTACAAAGGAGAGCCTTATCCTATATTTGTGAGCGCCGGGAATCACGCCAATTTTGAGCCTGCTGATTTTATCGAATTCTATGGCCAAAGGAACAGGGGATCCGACGAATTTTATAATGAATATTCCGACACATCCGTGTATTGGTTAACCTGGGAACAGACCACGCCTGTCAGGATGCCAATCCGAAACGTTGCTTCAGTTCCGGTAAATCCTTTGCAGACATTTTACTTTCACGATCATTTTGAAGAGGAAAAATTTTATTACAATGGCGACAACTCTTTTGCAATCTTTAACTCAGAAACGGTTTCCGGTGAAAGATGGATTTGGCAGCGAATCTTTGCCGGCGAATTGGTTTCGTTTTCTTTTCGGTTAGAAAATTATGCTCCTTCTTCCAAACCGGATAGCCTTGTAATTAAAGTCAGGGGGATTACCAAAGATTCAGTTAGCCCGGATCATCATATTGCTATCCGGCTAAATGGCATGGCTCTTTCCGATTTCTTTTTTGATGATGTTGAAGAAGTGATCCATAAAGTAGCGATTCCTGAAAATAGTCTACTTAACGGGGATAATGAATTGGTGATCCAATCAATGGGCGATACCGGCGCTCAACTGGATGCAATTTATTTCGACTGGTTTGAGGTGTTTTATTCACGAAATTTTACCGCCGTGAACAACCAATTGCAGTTTAACTCCACTCAGCAAGGCCTGGTTTCATTTGAATTATCCAATTTTGAGCAAGATTCAATTATTATTTATGACCTCACAAATTTGGCCAGGTTGGATGGATTTATCCTGACCGAAATGAATGGGAAATATACTGTCGCTTTTTCCGATTCGATTGAAAAGTTGACTCGTTACTTAGCCGCAGGAATAGAAGCGATTAAAAAGCCGCATCGAATCCTATTAGACAATCCTTCGGACCTTCATGACGAGAACCAACAAGCGGAGTATGTAATCATTACTCATCGTAAATTTTGGCAACAAGCCATGCAGCTGGCAGAATATCGACAGCAAGACCAGGGTTTGTCATCGATTGTAATTGATATTGAGGATATTCTGGATGAATTCAATTTTGGGCTGATGGATCCTTTAGCCTCACGCTGGTTTCTTCAATATGCGAGCAAATTCTGGCAATCACCCAAACCCAGATTCGTATTGTTTTTCGGCGATGCATCTTGGGATTTCAAAAACAATTCGGCCAGTTCTTTCAAGAATAACTATGTGCCAACATTTGGCAACCCGGTCTCGGATAACCGATTGGTAAGCATCGACGGGGAATCGGATTTTTTACCGGATCTGTTTACCGGCCGCTTGCCGGTTAGTTCAGTTGAAGAAGCCGAAGATATTGTTGCAAAAATCAAATTGTATGAAAATTCCGAACCGGCGCTTTGGAAAAAAAATATTGTTTTTTTGAATGGCGGGATCACAACCGGCGAGCATAGTGCATTTAGATCGCAATCGGAAGGCTTGATCAATAAATATGTCACGCCCCAACCATTTGGTGGAAATCCAATCAGAATTTACAAACAAACAACTGACCGAATTCCCGGGGAATTACAAGATGAAATATTTTCAGCATTGAATGATGGCGCTCTTTGGTTCTCTTTCTCCGGACATGCCGGCAGCTCATCATGGGAACTGATGCTGGACAACCAGGATATTCACAACTTGAATAATACCAATAAGCTTCCTTTCATCACCAGCATGACCTGCCATACCGCCCGTTTTGCAAACCCGGTTATCGATAGTTTCGGTGAACTTTTTATGAGGAAGCAGGATGTGGGTGCAATCGGCTTTTGGGGTACCTCTGGCTGGGGCTATATCTTTCAAGATGGGATACTCCTGAATGGTTTGTTCGGCAGCCTATTACAAGATCATGTTGAAACGCTGGGTGAAGCAACCACTTTAGCCAAACTTCATTTATGGAACTTCCTGGGATTATCTCAAATCAATGTTAGCACAATTGACCAATATACTCTCCTGGGTGATCCTGCTTTACGTTTATCAATTCCGGTGAAACCCGATCTATTGATTCAAAATAATAATATATCAATATTTCCGCAGGAGCCAAGCCAGTCTGATTCTGTGCTAAAGGTAAATTTTTTGGTTTCAAACCAGGGACTTTTTCCGCAGGACAGTGTTAATGTTTTATTGATAGTTAAAGCTCAGGATAATCCTGCTAATAAAAGTGAATCTAAAATACTTATCCCGCCAATGGGGTACCAATCCGAAATAAATACTTTTGTGAATATTCATGGAATTGTTGGTGAAGCTGTTTTGGAGATTCAACTGGATCCGGATGGCTTGATCGATGAAATCGACGAGAACAACAATCGTGCGGAAATCAATTTCTATATCTTTTCGACAAGAATTTCCATCGCTAAACCCTTGCCCTATGGAGTGATTTCAGATCAACAACCTACGTTTCAAGTTTATTCTCCGGAAGCGATTTCCGAAGTGCCCCGTAAAACCTATTTCGAACTGGATACAATGCGAGAATTTAACTCACAGTTTAAGATTCAATCGGGTCCAATAACCGAGAGTCCAATCGTTACAACCTGGCAGCCTGGAATTGTATTAGCGGAGGGTGTGTATTTCTGGCGCAGTCGGATTGAAGAGAATATGCAATTAAGCCAATGGCTGACAGGCGAATTTACACTTACAAGCGAAACCAATTCATCCAAATGGTCTCAGAATGTGAAAACAGGTTTTATCCTCACGCCGGAAAATCAATTGCGTATTCATGAAGGTGTTGTACAATTGGCAAGAGATTCATTGTTTTCATTATTCGGAATGCTTTCGTCCGGCACTATAGGACCCGGTACACAATGGCAACAAGTGTTATTGGATATCGAGCACCCAAATGCTACCACAAGTCATTCGCTGTCGATCTCGGCTTATGATAGATTTAGCCGTGAATGGAAATTTCAAAAGGAAATTGTAAATGAACTGACAATATCATTGGAAGATTTGGATTCTAACCGTTACTCACAAATTCAGTTGCATTTGACGTTAAATAGTCAAGACGGAATTTTTACGCCGGCTTTTCGGGGATGGCAGGTTGATTTTTCTCACGTTGCCGACCTGGCAACACATCCAACTTTGATAAGCGTTCATCCTGATTCCATCCTCGAAGGTGAGGAGATAAATGTTGAATTTTCGATTCATAATGTCGGACTTGCTGATGTTGATTCGGTGATGATCCGCATCGATCTTCAGAATCCAACAACCAACTGGGATTCCCTGGCAACGGTTGTTATCCCCCATATTGGCCTAGATGAATCCACTCAAACATCGATTTCGTTTAATTCCGCCGGTTTACGGGGTGATCAAAAACTAAGGGTTTGGATTGATCCGTCGGATCGAATCATCGAGTTATCCGAAACCAACAATCTTTACTCCAAGCGGTTTTTTGTATCCGGCGACTCCATCCGACCGGATATTCGCATCACCTTCGATGATCGTGAGATTTTACCCGGTGATTTTGTCTCTGCTAACCCTAAGATTCTAATTGAAGTCAGCGACAACAGTCCTTTGAGTATCAATGATACGAGCCTGGTGCAATTGCGTCTGGATGGAATAATCATCAGCTATTCATCGAATATGGATCGCGTTGAATTTATGCCTGTAGATTTAACTCAATCGAATGGATCCGGGGTAATCATTACCTATTTCC
It encodes:
- a CDS encoding choice-of-anchor D domain-containing protein, translating into MKKNGILILSTTLLIFQFTQIRSSYAISNEYSSIKNYKSNESLDQSKTGNLIFDLDPTILLSKDTLNFESLTGSNPSPNTNNFTITNSGGGTLNWKGSHNGNSWLTISPLSGTLTAGQSENLTVTITATGTAQLYQADISIADTNATNSPQLVHINYNEIARPSIAVNPDTLNFESFVGENPSPNVQNFTITNNGDNDLNWNGTHDGGNWLSLSPTAGTLQPGQSETVTVTITATGSPNAYQADISISDANADNSPQLVHINFTEKARPSIAVNPDTLNFESFIGENPASNPKTVILARDGNTFT
- a CDS encoding T9SS type A sorting domain-containing protein; this translates as MLAVEKITKQKFDFSLKIFILGLILIPNSIIAQNFKLSATDQKTYIIEFQMQNFRLEEFYDDRLGVSQEYIIPIFDRSVVISSENSFLLSQTGFSLVLPEKAVPKIRIVEYEFDEIPGLNLAVVPDTILPASAPGTIREPFKVIYGGVQRFAGLPLHSFQILPFSYEEKRLRIFKRIVLEFKFEQDLPTVFESGISGSIENLLQNVVLNSQQLKFVPHTKESNLQKKKREFWYNPQQSYIKLLIFEDGIYRVDYSDLSNVGVDPGLIEPDMLTLYYKGEPYPIFVSAGNHANFEPADFIEFYGQRNRGSDEFYNEYSDTSVYWLTWEQTTPVRMPIRNVASVPVNPLQTFYFHDHFEEEKFYYNGDNSFAIFNSETVSGERWIWQRIFAGELVSFSFRLENYAPSSKPDSLVIKVRGITKDSVSPDHHIAIRLNGMALSDFFFDDVEEVIHKVAIPENSLLNGDNELVIQSMGDTGAQLDAIYFDWFEVFYSRNFTAVNNQLQFNSTQQGLVSFELSNFEQDSIIIYDLTNLARLDGFILTEMNGKYTVAFSDSIEKLTRYLAAGIEAIKKPHRILLDNPSDLHDENQQAEYVIITHRKFWQQAMQLAEYRQQDQGLSSIVIDIEDILDEFNFGLMDPLASRWFLQYASKFWQSPKPRFVLFFGDASWDFKNNSASSFKNNYVPTFGNPVSDNRLVSIDGESDFLPDLFTGRLPVSSVEEAEDIVAKIKLYENSEPALWKKNIVFLNGGITTGEHSAFRSQSEGLINKYVTPQPFGGNPIRIYKQTTDRIPGELQDEIFSALNDGALWFSFSGHAGSSSWELMLDNQDIHNLNNTNKLPFITSMTCHTARFANPVIDSFGELFMRKQDVGAIGFWGTSGWGYIFQDGILLNGLFGSLLQDHVETLGEATTLAKLHLWNFLGLSQINVSTIDQYTLLGDPALRLSIPVKPDLLIQNNNISIFPQEPSQSDSVLKVNFLVSNQGLFPQDSVNVLLIVKAQDNPANKSESKILIPPMGYQSEINTFVNIHGIVGEAVLEIQLDPDGLIDEIDENNNRAEINFYIFSTRISIAKPLPYGVISDQQPTFQVYSPEAISEVPRKTYFELDTMREFNSQFKIQSGPITESPIVTTWQPGIVLAEGVYFWRSRIEENMQLSQWLTGEFTLTSETNSSKWSQNVKTGFILTPENQLRIHEGVVQLARDSLFSLFGMLSSGTIGPGTQWQQVLLDIEHPNATTSHSLSISAYDRFSREWKFQKEIVNELTISLEDLDSNRYSQIQLHLTLNSQDGIFTPAFRGWQVDFSHVADLATHPTLISVHPDSILEGEEINVEFSIHNVGLADVDSVMIRIDLQNPTTNWDSLATVVIPHIGLDESTQTSISFNSAGLRGDQKLRVWIDPSDRIIELSETNNLYSKRFFVSGDSIRPDIRITFDDREILPGDFVSANPKILIEVSDNSPLSINDTSLVQLRLDGIIISYSSNMDRVEFMPVDLTQSNGSGVIITYFPQLEPGQHVLEVIATDATMNTSIGKAEFSVDSDFVFRDVMNVPNPFFSETNFTYVLTQTANRVKLSIYTIAGRKIHEIRDLPATAGFNLYLWDGLDADGDKIANGVYLYQLTASLAGKNTSTISKFIVMR